Part of the Dehalococcoidia bacterium genome is shown below.
ACTCGAGCATGAGCTGAATCAAGGAGTTAAGTTGCGAGAGTTGATTGAGCAACTGCCTGATATAGTGATCGAGCAATTACATCGACTATTGTCGATTCCTGGAGCAAAACGTCTTCTTTCATCCTCTACATTTGATTGGCATAGCAGCTCTTTGACTCAAGTTTTAGAGAAATTACAGTTTCGTCGCAGAAATTTTAGTAATGACTAGTAATGCAAATCCTTTAGTTTCGGTGATTTTACCGACCTTTAATGAGCGAGAGAACCTCAAGGATTTGATTCCATTGATTTTCGCTGTGCTTAAGGAATATTCCTGCGATGTAATAGTAGTGGATGATGCTAGCCCAGATGGTACCGCAGAAATTGTTGAAAGCTTGCAACCCTCATATCCGTTCTTAAAACTTATTAAGCGCCCTGGTAAAAATGGACTATCTAGTGCAGTATTTGAAGGCTGTGATGCTTCCGTTGCAGAATGGGTCGTTATTATGGATTCTGATTTCTCACATGATCCATATGAAATCCCAGGGATGATTAACAAGGCAATGGGCGGGTTTGATGTAATTATTGGCTCGCGTTTTACTGAGGGATCTGCCTTTATAAATCAGCCATGGATGAGGATTCAAATTAGTAAAATATTTAATTTGAGTGCACGTTTATTACTCCGATTACCTTATCGAGATTTATTAACAGGATTTGCAGTGTGCCGGCGTAGGGAAATTACTCAAATGCCTACTCGTTATTCTGCCTCTGGCTTTAAATGGCTGCTAGAGTTGTTAGCTACTCAAAAAAACTTGAAAACCTATGAATGGGCAGTTACATTTCATGAACGAAAATCAGGGAACTCAAAAGCCAATTTGAGTGAAGTGTTAGCTTTTGTAAAATTGTGCCTTCAAATAATGAAATCGAACCTGCGCTCAGCTAGATAGTGCGCATGTTTTTTTTAATCCTTAAGGTCGCCCAGAGAGTCGAAGGAACATCTTTCCATGCGCGAACTTTTGAGCCTTCTGCAACATGCTTCCATTCAACAGGAATTTCTGCGACAGAAAAATTGAATTTTTTGGCAACTGCAAGAACTTCTAGGTCGAACGCCCATCCTGTTTCAGCAACTTTAGCTGAGATTTTATTCCAAGCTACCGCTTTGAATGCTTTGGCTCCACATTGTGTATCTGAGTAGGGCAGTCCAAGAAAAGACTTGATCCATATCCTTGAACAGACACTTATTACTCGCCTAATGAGTGGCTGAGTATTCCCTATCTGATTGCCATTGAATCGATCGGCGATGGCAATATCCGATTTTTTGAGCGCTGCTATGAGTTTTTGAGTTTCTTTGGCACCCACCATATTGTCGGCATCGACATAGGCAATCAAAGATCCTTGTGCACTATTCATTCCCTGTATGATGGCACCCCCTTTTCCAAGAGG
Proteins encoded:
- a CDS encoding polyprenol monophosphomannose synthase, coding for MTSNANPLVSVILPTFNERENLKDLIPLIFAVLKEYSCDVIVVDDASPDGTAEIVESLQPSYPFLKLIKRPGKNGLSSAVFEGCDASVAEWVVIMDSDFSHDPYEIPGMINKAMGGFDVIIGSRFTEGSAFINQPWMRIQISKIFNLSARLLLRLPYRDLLTGFAVCRRREITQMPTRYSASGFKWLLELLATQKNLKTYEWAVTFHERKSGNSKANLSEVLAFVKLCLQIMKSNLRSAR
- a CDS encoding glycosyltransferase: MMALELSIVIPAYNEQDRIKPTLEEYLSSFSGTHKGQFEIIVVLNGCHDSTREVVASIQGSSQEVVLIEFENPLGKGGAIIQGMNSAQGSLIAYVDADNMVGAKETQKLIAALKKSDIAIADRFNGNQIGNTQPLIRRVISVCSRIWIKSFLGLPYSDTQCGAKAFKAVAWNKISAKVAETGWAFDLEVLAVAKKFNFSVAEIPVEWKHVAEGSKVRAWKDVPSTLWATLRIKKNMRTI